The following coding sequences are from one Tissierellales bacterium window:
- a CDS encoding DUF5320 domain-containing protein, translated as MPRFDGTGPMGQGTMTGRGLGTCTGNSKSANELDFGCRNGRGFKKGNRFCRRNISNNNFNNPLLSEIKELKGKIESLEAKVK; from the coding sequence ATGCCACGATTTGATGGAACAGGACCTATGGGACAAGGAACTATGACAGGAAGAGGACTCGGTACGTGTACAGGGAATTCAAAATCTGCTAATGAACTAGATTTTGGTTGCAGAAACGGAAGAGGATTTAAAAAAGGTAATAGATTTTGCCGTCGTAATATTTCTAATAATAACTTTAATAATCCTTTGTTATCAGAAATTAAAGAACTAAAAGGAAAAATTGAATCACTAGAAGCAAAAGTTAAATAA